One region of Thiorhodovibrio frisius genomic DNA includes:
- a CDS encoding AAA family ATPase has protein sequence MHFPYGLSDFGKLREQGYWYLDRTDRIPVLEAAGDQLIFLRPRRFGKSLLLSMLEHYYDLNRAEQFEALFGPLAIGQHPTARHNQYFVLKWDFSLVAAHGEIGDIEAALHRHINGRIRAFARRYREQLPEVLQIHPEDALTSWETLLSVISQTPHKLYLLIDEYDNFANEVLMATNPSGQDRYQTLLQGEGLMKTVFKSVKAAAGGMGLDRVFITGVSPVVLSDMTSGYNVGEDIFLRPQFNDLCGFTEGEVAAVLNQLAQEGGDWSADKALATMRTFYNGYRFSEEAEESLYNPTLSLYFFKALATQGQYPRRLLDDNLAMDRNKLSYIALLPHGEELLIEALRGDDRVLVPELVQRFGVADVLAAVKDQPFMASLLYFFGILTLAGEGELAKLILRIPNLVARGLYVERLRERWLPATDVRAASRAAAERLYLEADLTPLCALIEQSYFAVLSNRDYRWTNELLVKFAFLTLLFDDRLYMAVSELETERGYADLALIVRPDMRRFQALDLLLEFKYLSLKKLGLSGEQVRQESRDALAKRPAVAAKLDEAEAQARDYGGTLTRRHGLTDLRAFAVVALGVERLVWRVVGGQDAGDEKR, from the coding sequence ATGCACTTTCCCTATGGTCTGAGCGATTTTGGCAAATTGCGCGAGCAAGGATATTGGTATCTTGATCGCACGGATCGAATTCCCGTACTGGAAGCCGCCGGCGATCAACTGATTTTCCTGCGCCCGCGCCGCTTCGGCAAAAGCCTGCTGCTGTCGATGCTGGAGCACTATTACGACCTGAACCGCGCCGAGCAGTTCGAGGCACTGTTCGGCCCGCTCGCCATCGGGCAGCACCCGACAGCACGGCACAATCAATACTTCGTGCTCAAATGGGATTTCTCGCTGGTCGCCGCGCATGGTGAGATCGGCGATATTGAAGCGGCGCTGCATCGCCACATCAACGGGCGCATTCGTGCCTTCGCCCGGCGCTATCGCGAGCAACTGCCGGAAGTGCTTCAGATTCATCCCGAGGACGCGCTCACTTCTTGGGAAACGCTGTTGAGTGTCATTTCCCAGACCCCGCACAAACTCTACCTGCTGATCGACGAATACGACAACTTCGCCAACGAGGTACTGATGGCCACGAATCCGAGCGGGCAGGATCGTTACCAAACGCTACTCCAGGGCGAGGGCTTGATGAAAACCGTGTTCAAGTCGGTCAAGGCCGCCGCTGGCGGTATGGGGCTGGATCGGGTGTTCATCACCGGCGTCTCGCCGGTGGTCTTGAGCGACATGACCAGCGGCTACAACGTCGGCGAGGATATCTTCCTGAGGCCCCAGTTCAACGACCTGTGCGGTTTTACCGAGGGCGAAGTGGCCGCCGTGCTGAACCAACTGGCCCAAGAAGGCGGCGACTGGTCAGCGGACAAGGCGCTGGCGACCATGCGCACTTTCTACAACGGCTATCGTTTCAGCGAGGAGGCCGAGGAAAGTCTCTACAACCCGACCTTAAGCCTGTACTTTTTCAAAGCACTGGCTACCCAAGGCCAATACCCCAGGCGCCTGCTCGATGACAACCTGGCTATGGATCGCAACAAGCTGAGTTATATCGCCTTACTACCCCATGGCGAGGAGCTGTTGATCGAAGCCCTGCGTGGCGATGACCGGGTGCTGGTGCCAGAGCTGGTGCAGCGCTTTGGCGTCGCCGATGTGCTGGCGGCGGTGAAGGATCAGCCGTTTATGGCGTCCTTGCTGTATTTCTTTGGCATCCTGACCCTGGCGGGCGAAGGCGAACTGGCCAAACTGATCCTGCGCATTCCCAACCTGGTCGCGCGCGGGCTTTATGTGGAACGCTTGCGCGAGCGCTGGCTGCCGGCGACGGATGTGCGTGCCGCTAGCCGCGCAGCGGCTGAGCGGCTGTATCTCGAAGCCGACCTGACCCCGCTGTGCGCGCTGATCGAACAGAGCTATTTCGCCGTGCTGTCCAACCGCGACTACCGCTGGACCAATGAGCTCCTGGTGAAATTCGCCTTCCTGACGCTCTTGTTCGACGACCGCCTCTACATGGCCGTCTCCGAGCTGGAGACCGAGCGCGGCTATGCCGATCTGGCCCTGATCGTGCGCCCGGACATGCGGCGCTTCCAGGCACTTGATCTGCTGCTGGAATTCAAATATCTGAGTCTGAAGAAACTGGGCCTGAGCGGCGAGCAGGTGCGGCAGGAATCCCGCGACGCACTGGCCAAACGGCCGGCGGTGGCCGCCAAGCTCGACGAGGCCGAAGCCCAGGCGCGCGATTATGGCGGCACCCTGACCCGGCGCCATGGCCTGACCGACCTGCGCGCCTTTGCCGTGGTCGCCCTAGGGGTGGAGCGCTTGGTCTGGCGCGTGGTTGGCGGGCAAGACGCTGGCGATGAGAAAAGGTGA
- a CDS encoding LamG-like jellyroll fold domain-containing protein — protein MASATHQIAVIDRSVSDYQALATVAEQAGLEVILLSGQGDGVAELAAALQGSSGIEALHLISHGSAGQIQLGSAHLNNESLSEYSATLAQIGQSLTAEGDLLLYGCNVTEDDSGRAFIDELAQITGADVAASDDVTGSAAMGGDWVLEAAIGDIESPVLATAGFNGPLGDPNASPTIAINQALNFNGADDKIDLGAPLLPTSGSSHAMTLMAWMKPDNVSKDEQWFISQYDGVSDKRFIWGIFDNKLCYFTPGNTILSNTTLTSGEWCHVAVVKESDGTITHYLNGVADGGGTNTSAFVDVHTYIGGSGYPHPSISAFGNFDGALDEVSIWNTALDATAIQATMNTSLAGDETGLVAYYSFDQDFGTALSDDSDSNPAYNGTLIDFGTPVTATGPLQQVVTEDEAGNLQFSGTPFADADGNTLTVTLSVGEGSIAASSAGGVTVDDTNSAAVTFTGSVDNLNTFFTTAGNITYTSAAEPSANSQTLTISASDGNGGSDSATQDIIIRHNINEAPVFSSEATFTVDENTAEVGTVLAADNKTNSALNLAATNDFAAVSGIDFSSDSVTIEGWFSFNDLTGQQNLLRLGSDSNTYLRIVPEKLEDNKIAFFISDGANNNNDGAVVLVSGVSVVANEFYHLAFVYDNNGDSATASIHVNGQQVATQGLTEKIAFSADSYQMILATENNDQFNANVKINDFRIWNAARTEAEIQNNMNTELVGNEAGLVAYYKMDETSGATLADSANDYNLAVTSGTETDLDATQSGDIMEYSIVETGADWDKFTIDSSSGDLSLKTPADVETQDTYSLTVRATDSASGLSTDQSVTVNVTDVEEAPVISGTPTDVEAEEDAITNLLFSGTPFADGDNDPLTVTLSVTEGTIDAPGDADGDGITVGGTATDRTFAGSVADLNTFFTTEGKITYTSAENPTTDSQTLTISANDGNTTTQTTETINIQRHINEAPVFSSNGTFTIDENTTAVGDVSAEDLKTNSALNFDGTDDYVDIDANVHRGNQNVITIEAWIKTAGSTGIIPNIVSSSTLNNGDGTADNFQFRIRENKLEVGMDTGGWEGVTGATLVNDDEWHHVAIVKSGSAVTLYVDGVEDGSGTINQTATPTHFYIGAYYENNQINADSYFKGQINDVRIWNTARNAAELNDNRNTELVGDEAGLVGYYKFDETGGTAVADSSTSGNNGTLNNTTNDTTVQNGDRMEYSIVSGDDGGSFTIDVSTGALSLNAPADYETKDNYSLTVRATDRASGLSTDQSVTVNVTDQEGATITAVTSSTADGSYKAGDEISIQVTFSETVTVDTNGGTPQLTLETGATDHAATYASGSGTNTLTFTYTVLAGDTSSDLDYAGTTALVSNGGTITANNESAILTLPAPGAANSLGANKALVIDTTAPTLSSSTPADDATEVAVGADLVLTFSEAVSAVTGKNLVIHKASGDSVVATLAADDTTQITIAGGVVTVNPSADLAPDTDYYVLIDSGAFADAANNPYAGLADTTALNFTTAAAADTTAPSFQSAATSNDGTKVILTYGEALDASNAPEASASTVTVAGSPATIDSVAVNGSTVELTLQTAITHGQSVTVAYSDPTGGDDTHAIQDSAGNDAADLSATAVTNTVADSNDAPEITSNGGGETAAVNVAENSTAVTTVTATDADGDTLTYSLSGGADEDLFQINANSGALRFTNAPNFESPQDQGDTAGNNTYVVEVQADDGNGGTDTQTITVTVTDVNENTGGGGGGTPAPQPAPVPAPEPQPEPEPQPEPEPEPEPEPEPEPEPEPEPEPAPTLPPKEAWSDLPNGDGDEIPDQIEAFAPPLEEGGKLGDGNGDGIPDNAQDDVASVPILDTDEVSKNPGAPMIFATLVGGGAAYDGEGDGGSEPSPPAGGVVIQAVTQKDAPPVDDQAGITMPLGLIGFEATAEIPQGEQTAGEVSFSLLIEKDPDIPDDEQINGFWKKDSAGAWVNLASAEYGGQVTQVGNKIRLDFIIEDNGPFDTNLTPGAITDPGAPGYLALKAPSPVTEPPILQPPVVEPPVAEPPSPGFPTPAFPEPAPELIRPFDLTGASHFFDWMLLG, from the coding sequence ATGGCCTCAGCAACCCACCAAATCGCCGTTATCGACCGCAGCGTCAGCGACTATCAAGCCCTGGCAACCGTCGCCGAGCAGGCCGGGCTGGAGGTGATTCTGCTCTCTGGTCAGGGAGATGGCGTCGCCGAACTCGCCGCCGCGCTGCAAGGGAGCAGTGGTATTGAAGCGCTGCATCTTATCTCCCACGGCAGCGCCGGGCAGATCCAGCTTGGCAGTGCTCATCTGAATAACGAATCCCTGAGCGAATATTCCGCAACCCTCGCGCAAATTGGCCAGAGCTTGACCGCTGAGGGCGATCTGCTGCTTTACGGCTGCAATGTGACCGAAGATGACAGCGGTCGCGCCTTTATCGACGAGTTGGCGCAGATCACCGGGGCGGATGTGGCGGCATCGGATGATGTGACCGGGTCAGCGGCGATGGGTGGCGACTGGGTGCTGGAAGCGGCGATTGGCGATATTGAATCGCCGGTGCTCGCTACGGCGGGATTTAACGGCCCATTGGGTGACCCTAACGCTTCCCCCACCATCGCCATTAATCAGGCGCTGAACTTTAATGGGGCGGATGACAAGATCGATTTGGGTGCGCCCTTGTTGCCAACAAGCGGCAGTTCACACGCCATGACTCTCATGGCCTGGATGAAACCTGATAATGTTAGTAAGGATGAACAATGGTTCATCAGTCAATATGATGGTGTTTCTGACAAAAGGTTTATATGGGGAATCTTTGATAATAAACTCTGTTATTTTACGCCAGGTAATACAATCCTTTCTAATACAACTCTTACTAGCGGGGAATGGTGCCATGTTGCTGTTGTTAAAGAATCAGACGGTACCATCACCCACTATCTGAATGGTGTTGCCGATGGAGGCGGCACAAATACATCGGCTTTCGTCGATGTGCATACCTATATCGGTGGCAGCGGATATCCTCATCCCTCTATTAGTGCCTTTGGCAACTTTGACGGGGCTCTCGACGAAGTCAGTATCTGGAACACAGCTCTCGATGCCACGGCAATCCAGGCCACCATGAACACCTCTCTGGCCGGCGATGAAACCGGCTTGGTCGCCTACTACAGCTTTGATCAGGATTTTGGCACTGCGCTCAGCGATGACAGCGACAGCAATCCTGCCTACAACGGCACCCTGATAGATTTTGGTACGCCCGTAACCGCGACCGGTCCACTCCAGCAAGTTGTCACGGAAGACGAGGCCGGTAACCTGCAGTTCTCGGGAACTCCTTTCGCCGATGCGGATGGCAATACTCTGACGGTGACCCTGAGCGTGGGCGAAGGGAGTATTGCAGCCTCCTCTGCTGGTGGTGTCACGGTCGATGACACCAACTCCGCAGCGGTCACCTTTACAGGCAGTGTGGATAATCTCAACACCTTTTTTACCACTGCCGGCAATATCACCTACACCTCTGCTGCAGAGCCCAGCGCCAACAGTCAAACCCTGACCATCAGCGCGTCCGACGGCAACGGCGGCAGTGATTCCGCCACGCAAGACATCATCATTCGGCACAATATCAACGAAGCGCCGGTGTTCTCCTCTGAGGCCACATTTACCGTCGATGAAAATACCGCGGAAGTCGGCACGGTATTGGCGGCGGATAACAAGACCAATAGCGCACTGAATCTCGCCGCAACGAACGATTTTGCGGCGGTTTCAGGGATTGATTTTAGCTCCGATTCGGTGACCATCGAGGGGTGGTTCTCGTTTAATGATCTGACAGGTCAGCAAAATTTGCTCCGTTTAGGAAGTGATAGCAATACCTATCTCAGGATTGTTCCGGAAAAATTAGAAGACAACAAAATTGCGTTTTTTATCAGTGATGGTGCGAATAATAATAATGATGGTGCAGTGGTTTTGGTTAGCGGTGTCAGCGTTGTTGCCAACGAATTCTATCATCTTGCATTCGTCTACGATAATAACGGTGACTCAGCAACAGCTTCCATCCACGTTAATGGCCAACAGGTAGCGACGCAAGGGTTAACTGAGAAGATTGCTTTCAGTGCAGATTCTTACCAAATGATTCTGGCAACTGAAAACAATGACCAATTCAACGCCAACGTGAAAATCAATGATTTTCGTATTTGGAATGCCGCCAGAACCGAAGCAGAAATTCAAAACAACATGAACACCGAGCTGGTCGGCAATGAAGCTGGCCTGGTCGCCTACTACAAAATGGATGAGACCAGCGGCGCGACGCTTGCGGACAGTGCCAATGATTACAATTTAGCGGTTACCTCTGGAACTGAGACCGATCTTGATGCGACTCAAAGCGGCGACATCATGGAGTACAGCATCGTCGAAACAGGTGCAGATTGGGATAAGTTCACTATCGATAGTAGCAGCGGTGATCTGAGTCTCAAAACCCCCGCTGACGTTGAAACCCAAGACACCTACAGTTTAACCGTCCGCGCCACCGACAGCGCATCAGGGCTTTCTACCGACCAAAGCGTTACGGTGAATGTGACTGATGTGGAGGAAGCACCGGTAATCAGCGGCACCCCGACCGATGTCGAAGCGGAAGAGGATGCCATCACCAACCTGTTGTTCAGCGGCACCCCCTTTGCCGATGGAGATAACGATCCGCTGACCGTGACCCTGTCGGTGACCGAAGGAACTATTGATGCACCAGGAGATGCCGATGGTGATGGCATAACGGTCGGTGGCACCGCAACAGACAGAACCTTTGCCGGGTCTGTCGCCGACCTGAACACTTTCTTTACCACCGAGGGCAAGATTACCTACACCTCGGCCGAGAATCCGACAACGGACAGCCAAACCCTGACCATCAGCGCCAACGACGGCAACACCACCACCCAGACGACTGAAACCATCAACATCCAGCGCCATATTAACGAAGCACCGGTATTCAGCTCCAACGGCACCTTCACTATAGATGAAAATACCACCGCCGTCGGCGATGTCTCGGCCGAAGATCTAAAGACCAACAGCGCGCTCAATTTTGACGGTACGGATGATTATGTCGATATCGACGCTAATGTGCACCGCGGCAACCAAAATGTCATCACCATCGAGGCATGGATCAAAACCGCGGGCAGCACGGGGATCATTCCAAACATCGTCAGCTCATCTACGCTTAACAATGGCGACGGCACAGCAGATAATTTCCAATTCAGAATACGTGAAAATAAACTTGAAGTCGGTATGGACACCGGGGGGTGGGAGGGTGTTACCGGTGCCACCTTAGTGAATGACGACGAGTGGCATCACGTCGCCATCGTAAAAAGTGGCTCTGCTGTGACCCTGTATGTTGATGGGGTGGAAGACGGTAGCGGAACAATCAATCAGACCGCAACGCCGACCCATTTCTACATTGGCGCTTACTACGAAAACAACCAGATCAATGCTGACAGCTACTTCAAAGGCCAGATAAACGATGTCCGTATCTGGAATACCGCTAGAAATGCGGCTGAACTCAACGACAACAGGAACACCGAACTGGTTGGTGATGAAGCCGGCCTGGTGGGGTACTACAAATTTGATGAAACCGGCGGCACGGCTGTTGCCGACAGTTCTACTTCCGGCAATAATGGCACCCTCAACAATACGACCAATGACACAACCGTTCAGAACGGCGATAGGATGGAGTACAGCATCGTTAGTGGTGACGATGGCGGTAGCTTCACCATTGATGTCAGTACCGGGGCGCTGAGCCTGAACGCCCCCGCAGATTATGAGACCAAAGACAACTACAGTTTAACCGTCCGCGCCACCGACCGCGCATCAGGGCTTTCTACCGACCAAAGCGTTACGGTGAATGTCACGGACCAGGAAGGAGCGACCATCACCGCCGTCACGTCATCGACTGCCGATGGCAGCTACAAAGCCGGCGATGAGATCAGCATTCAGGTGACCTTCAGCGAAACGGTCACGGTCGATACCAACGGCGGCACCCCGCAACTCACGCTGGAAACCGGCGCCACCGATCACGCGGCCACCTACGCCAGCGGCTCCGGCACCAACACCCTGACCTTCACCTACACCGTGCTGGCGGGCGATACCAGCAGCGATCTCGACTACGCCGGCACCACCGCCCTGGTGTCGAACGGCGGCACCATTACCGCCAACAACGAATCCGCCATACTGACCCTGCCCGCGCCCGGCGCGGCCAACTCGCTGGGGGCCAACAAGGCGCTGGTGATCGATACCACCGCACCGACCCTCAGCAGCAGCACCCCGGCGGATGACGCCACCGAGGTGGCGGTCGGTGCCGACCTGGTGCTGACCTTCAGCGAGGCCGTGAGCGCCGTCACCGGCAAGAACCTGGTCATTCACAAGGCCAGCGGCGACAGCGTGGTCGCCACCCTCGCGGCGGACGACACCACGCAGATCACGATTGCCGGTGGCGTGGTTACGGTCAACCCGAGCGCCGACCTCGCTCCCGACACCGACTACTACGTGCTGATCGACAGCGGTGCCTTTGCGGACGCGGCGAACAACCCCTACGCAGGCCTCGCCGACACGACCGCGCTCAACTTCACCACCGCTGCGGCGGCGGACACCACAGCCCCGAGCTTCCAGTCGGCGGCCACCAGCAACGACGGCACCAAAGTCATTCTCACCTACGGCGAGGCACTCGATGCCAGCAATGCGCCCGAGGCCAGCGCCTCCACCGTCACGGTTGCCGGTAGTCCGGCCACCATCGACAGCGTTGCAGTCAACGGCAGCACCGTCGAGTTGACCCTGCAAACCGCCATCACCCACGGGCAATCGGTCACGGTCGCTTACAGCGATCCCACGGGCGGAGACGACACCCACGCCATTCAAGATAGTGCTGGCAACGATGCCGCCGATCTGTCGGCCACTGCGGTCACCAATACTGTTGCAGACAGCAACGATGCTCCCGAAATTACCTCTAACGGCGGCGGCGAAACAGCGGCGGTCAATGTCGCCGAAAACAGCACCGCCGTGACCACGGTGACCGCCACCGATGCCGACGGCGATACCCTAACCTACAGCCTCAGTGGCGGGGCGGATGAGGATCTGTTCCAGATCAACGCCAACAGCGGCGCGCTCCGCTTCACCAACGCGCCGAACTTCGAGAGTCCGCAAGACCAGGGCGACACCGCCGGCAACAACACCTACGTGGTCGAGGTCCAGGCCGACGACGGCAACGGCGGCACCGACACCCAGACCATCACTGTGACCGTTACCGATGTTAATGAGAACACCGGCGGTGGCGGTGGCGGGACACCCGCGCCGCAGCCAGCACCTGTGCCCGCACCAGAACCGCAACCTGAGCCGGAACCGCAACCTGAGCCGGAACCCGAGCCAGAGCCAGAACCCGAGCCGGAACCCGAGCCGGAACCCGAGCCGGAACCCGCCCCCACGCTTCCGCCAAAGGAGGCTTGGAGCGACCTGCCCAACGGCGATGGAGATGAGATTCCCGACCAGATCGAGGCATTTGCGCCGCCCCTGGAAGAAGGAGGCAAGCTGGGCGACGGGAATGGCGATGGTATCCCTGACAATGCACAAGACGATGTGGCTTCGGTACCCATTCTCGACACCGACGAGGTCTCCAAGAACCCCGGCGCACCGATGATCTTTGCCACCTTGGTCGGTGGCGGCGCGGCTTACGACGGTGAGGGCGACGGTGGCAGCGAGCCATCGCCACCCGCCGGAGGCGTCGTGATTCAGGCAGTCACCCAGAAAGACGCCCCGCCTGTCGACGATCAAGCCGGCATTACCATGCCACTGGGCTTGATCGGCTTTGAAGCCACGGCTGAAATCCCCCAGGGCGAGCAGACTGCCGGCGAAGTATCCTTTAGCCTGCTGATTGAAAAAGACCCCGACATTCCGGATGACGAGCAGATCAACGGATTCTGGAAAAAGGACAGCGCCGGCGCCTGGGTCAATCTCGCCAGTGCCGAGTATGGCGGGCAAGTCACGCAGGTTGGCAACAAAATTCGCCTCGACTTCATCATCGAGGACAATGGCCCCTTCGATACCAATCTTACCCCCGGCGCCATCACCGACCCCGGCGCACCCGGTTATCTTGCGCTCAAAGCCCCGTCCCCAGTTACAGAACCGCCAATTCTCCAGCCGCCGGTCGTGGAACCCCCGGTCGCGGAACCCCCGTCCCCAGGCTTTCCCACTCCAGCATTCCCGGAACCAGCGCCAGAACTGATCCGCCCGTTTGACCTGACCGGCGCCTCCCACTTCTTCGATTGGATGTTACTGGGATAA
- a CDS encoding porin family protein codes for MVKKRRINWVSCVLPLGLLACAFNAPAQTYLTVEGGKAFADLNLGDFKAFNASIAAGGGQARLKHSDPDTAFVLGIGYQFHPNWGMELLYLDMGKASARSISSDRVGTFTRNRTITESIEQDALAANLVGSVRIKDSLVLKASLGVGHVWQKSHGQATGQTFNSLGQTVVSEAESRSRSSTQWAPVMGLGAGYQINEDWQINLNWRRFADLKPDMLGRMDIDLFTVGVQYHF; via the coding sequence ATGGTCAAAAAACGACGGATCAACTGGGTGAGCTGTGTTTTGCCGCTGGGACTACTGGCATGCGCCTTCAACGCACCCGCGCAAACCTATCTTACCGTGGAGGGAGGAAAGGCCTTCGCCGACCTCAATCTCGGCGACTTCAAGGCATTCAATGCAAGCATCGCCGCCGGCGGTGGGCAAGCGCGCCTCAAGCACAGCGATCCCGACACCGCGTTTGTGCTTGGTATTGGCTATCAGTTTCATCCCAACTGGGGCATGGAGCTGCTCTATTTGGACATGGGCAAGGCATCCGCGCGCTCGATCAGCTCGGATCGCGTGGGCACCTTCACGCGCAATCGGACCATTACCGAGAGCATCGAGCAAGACGCCCTCGCGGCGAACCTAGTCGGGAGTGTGCGGATAAAAGACAGCCTTGTTCTCAAGGCCAGTCTCGGAGTAGGGCATGTGTGGCAGAAATCGCACGGCCAAGCGACAGGGCAAACCTTCAACAGCTTGGGCCAAACCGTGGTGAGCGAGGCCGAAAGCCGATCACGCTCCAGCACCCAATGGGCGCCGGTGATGGGTTTGGGCGCTGGATATCAAATCAACGAAGATTGGCAGATCAACCTGAACTGGCGGCGTTTCGCCGATCTAAAACCGGATATGCTGGGGCGGATGGATATCGATCTGTTCACAGTCGGCGTGCAATATCATTTTTGA